A stretch of DNA from Candidatus Pantoea bituminis:
AATTACCACCATGGGCGTGATTGTTGGTGCGGATATGCCGATGTTCCTCGGCTCAATGATTGCCGGTCCACTGGGCGGCTGGGCGATCAAATCATTCGACCGCGCCATTGACGGTAAGATCAAAAGCGGCTTTGAAATGCTGGTTAACAACTTCTCTGCCGGTATCATCGGTATGTTGTTGGCGCTGCTGGCGTTTATGGCTATTGGTCCGTTGGTTGAAGGTCTGTCGCATATTCTCGCCGCTGGCGTGAATCTGATGGTGCAGAATAACCTGCTACCGCTGACCTCCATCTTTGTTGAGCCGGCGAAAATCCTGTTCCTCAATAACGCGATTAACCACGGTATTTTCTCGCCGCTGGGTATCCAGCAGGCCAGTGAAGCCGGTAAGTCTATTTTCTTCCTGATTGAAGCGAACCCAGGCCCAGGAATGGGTGTGCTTATGGCTTACATGTTCTTTGGTCGTGGCAGTGCTAAACAGTCTGCGGGCGGTGCGGCAATCATCCACTTCTTCGGTGGTATCCACGAAATTTACTTCCCGTATGTGTTGATGGCGCCGCGCCTGCTGTTAGCGGTCATCCTCGGCGGTATGACTGGCGTGTTCACGCTGACTCTGCTGAATGGCGGTTTGGTTTCTCCCGCCTCACCCGGTTCTATCCTGGCGGTGTTAGCCATGACGCCAAAAGGAGCCTACTTCGCTAACATCGCTGCGATCGTTGCTGCCTTTGCTGTTTCCTTCGTGGTATCGGCCATTCTGCTGAAAACCAGCAAAGTGAAAGAAGACGACGACATTGAAGCGGCAACCCAGCGCATGCAGGACATGAAAGCGCAGTCTAAAGGCCAGGGCGCTGCGGGTGCAGCCGGAGCGGCTGTCGCGAGCGATGCCATGAGCGTTGACCTGAACCACGTACGTAAAATCATTGTCGCTTGTGATGCGGGAATGGGTTCAAGCGCCATGGGCGCAGGTGTACTGCGTAAGAAAGTGCAGGACGCTGGCCTGAGCAGTGTGTCGGTAACGAATACCGCGATCAACGCCCTGCCGGGCGATGTGGATCTGGTGATTACTCACCGCGATCTAACTGAACGTGCCATTCGTCAGGCGCCGCATGCGCAGCATATCTCGCTGAATAACTTCCTCGACAGCGCGCTGTACGCCACGCTGACTGAGCGATTGGTTGCAGCTAATCGCAGCGAAACCCATCGCGGTACTGTGCAAAAAACGTTGGCTGATAGCTACGATGAAGGCAATGCGCATCTGTTCAAACTGGGCGCAGACAACGTGTTCCTTGGCAAAAGCGCGACCAACAAAGAGCAGGCCATTCGCTTTGCGGGTGAACAGCTGGTGAAAGGCGGTTATGTTGAGCCTGAATATGTTGAAGCGATGCTGGAGCGTGAGAAACTGACGCCAACCTATCTGGGTGAATCTATTGCGGTGCCGCACGGTACCGTGGAAGCCAAAGATCGCGTACTGAAAACCGGTGTAGTGTTCTGCCAATATCCGGCGGGTGTGCTGTTTGGTGAAGAGCCAGAAGATATTGCGCGTTTAGTCATCGGCATTGCAGCCCGCAATAACGAGCACATCCAGGTGATTACCAGCCTGACCAATGCGCTGGACGACGACACGGTGATCGAGAAGCTGGCCAACACGACCAGCGTCCAGGAAGTGTTGGATCTGCTTTCCGGCAGCACGGCAA
This window harbors:
- a CDS encoding PTS mannitol transporter subunit IICBA, producing the protein MSSSVKVKVQSFGRFLSNMVMPNIGAFIAWGIITALFIPTGWIPNETLAKLVGPMITYLLPLLIGFTGGRLVGGDRGGVVGAITTMGVIVGADMPMFLGSMIAGPLGGWAIKSFDRAIDGKIKSGFEMLVNNFSAGIIGMLLALLAFMAIGPLVEGLSHILAAGVNLMVQNNLLPLTSIFVEPAKILFLNNAINHGIFSPLGIQQASEAGKSIFFLIEANPGPGMGVLMAYMFFGRGSAKQSAGGAAIIHFFGGIHEIYFPYVLMAPRLLLAVILGGMTGVFTLTLLNGGLVSPASPGSILAVLAMTPKGAYFANIAAIVAAFAVSFVVSAILLKTSKVKEDDDIEAATQRMQDMKAQSKGQGAAGAAGAAVASDAMSVDLNHVRKIIVACDAGMGSSAMGAGVLRKKVQDAGLSSVSVTNTAINALPGDVDLVITHRDLTERAIRQAPHAQHISLNNFLDSALYATLTERLVAANRSETHRGTVQKTLADSYDEGNAHLFKLGADNVFLGKSATNKEQAIRFAGEQLVKGGYVEPEYVEAMLEREKLTPTYLGESIAVPHGTVEAKDRVLKTGVVFCQYPAGVLFGEEPEDIARLVIGIAARNNEHIQVITSLTNALDDDTVIEKLANTTSVQEVLDLLSGSTATV